The Phragmitibacter flavus genome includes the window TTTCAGTGGCGGCGTCGCGGTTGGCGTGAAGCTGGTCGCGTTGGGCGGCGAGGGCGGTGGTGAGTTGTTCGGTTTGTTGGGCGTGGGCCTGTTCGAGGGCGTGACGCTGCTGGCGGAGTTCGCGGGTGAGCTGTTCTTCCTGTTTGGCGAACTGGGCGGTGGTGCGCTTGAGGTGACCGAGGGTTTCGAGCGTGTTAGTGGCGGTGAGGTCCACAGAGTTGGTTTGATGATGATTCACAGTCTGGTTCACGAAAAGTTGGATCGGCTCTAGAATCGACGCGTTTGGGATTCTTGGACCGAATGTGTGGGCATTTGCAGGAGAAAAATCGGGGTGATTTCAGTGACAGAACATCTCTGAATACCGCCTGCTTAAGGCTAGAGCATTGCCTACGATGGAACAATGCAATTCTGCCAAGGTTCCGTGCAATAAATGACGGGGACGATTTCGGAACGGGCTGCAGAAAGTGGCTTGCTAAAACAGTGTTCTTGTGAACAGTTCAAAGATGCCGTTCACGATCAAAATCAAAGCTGCCAAAGCCTCCGGCAATGGGGCGTTCTTGGGTGTTCATGGCATTCCTACGAGCGGCGTTTACTGGTGCCTGTCCAGCAAGCCGGATTATTCGATTCGCATCCCCGCGTTTCAGTCGGACTATGGGGAGCTTTTGAAAGTTGCCCGGAAGATCTGCCGCAATCATGGCGGCTGGGTTTTTGTGGTGGACGAGAACGATACGACGCTGGTGGCGGAGGAATGGGTGGATGGGGGCGAGATCGAGCCGGAGATGGCGGGACACTGGGTCCGGCGGGAGCACGAGGCGGCGGGGTTTCGGGAGGTGTGAAGCTTATTCACAGTCTTGGCGGGCTTTTTTGAGGAGGGCGTCGATTTCGTCGATGTAGTTGCGGGCTTGATGGGTTAATGCGGGGAGTTTTTCGAGGAATTGTTGCTCGAACTGGAGGCTTTTGACGTCGGTCCAGTCTTGTTTGGTGCGTTGCCAGGAGAGGGTGAGGTGCTTGACGGCTTCGTCGAGGCTGGCGGAGGAAACGCGGGACATATCGGGAAAGGATAAAGGATAAAGGATAAAGGCTAAGGGCTAAAGTCAGAGAGCCGGAGGGGAAATGGATGGGTCGGCGGGGTCGTCTTCGGGGGATGTGCTGGGAGTTGAGGGCTCTACTATGATGGGGGTGTTGTCGGTGTAGGCGGAGAGGGAGCGTTGGAGTTGGGAGAGCCAGGCGATGGCTTTGGGGATGTCGTGGTCGAGATAGGATCGGAGACTCTCGATTTTTTTGAGGCTGGGGTCGATGGCGGCGTCGAAGTTGCGGCTCCAAGCTTTGACTTGTTGGATTTTTTCCTCGGCTTCCTTGACGGATTTTTTGGCTTTGCGGACGGCCATTTCCTGCATGGTGGTGCTGGCGCGAAGGGTGGAGAAGCGGGCGCTGACCAGTTCCTGTTCGGCCTGATGCATGACCTGGGTGCGACGTTTGAGCTGGGTTTGCCAGTGGAATTTTTGGTCGTTGGTGATCCATTGCCGGGTGCGGTTGACCTCTTCGCTGACCTGATCGACGGAGCGTCGGGCTTTGGTGAGGAAGATGATGAGGCTGGCACGAAAGGCGTCGAGCGTTTCGATGGAGCGGACTTTGGCTTCGTTGCCGGTCATTTGGAAGTCGGAGGTGGGAAGTGGGCAGTGGGAAGTGGGAAGTGGGAAGTGGGCAGTGGGCAGTGGGCAGTGGGCAGTGGGCAGTGGGCAGTGGGCAGTGGGAATGCGGAATGCGGAATGCGGAATGCGGAATGGCGGCTTTGGGGCTCTGGTTTGGGGCGAAGTGAAACTTCGCGGTCCCTTCTGACGGTTTCTCTCTAAGCTATCTTCTCTCTAAGCTATCTTCTCTCTAAGCTATCTTCTCTCTAAGCTATCTTATCTCTAAGCTATCTTATCTTTGGCCGAGGTAGTCTTCGATGCGCTGGGCTTTGCGGAGCAGGAAGGGCGTGTGTTTTTCGGAGATCTCGACGAATTTTTTGATGACCTTCATGGTGGTCAGAAACTCTTCGGCGAATTTGGTGTGCTCCTGATCCTGCCAGGTGGCGCTGAGGGCGCTGAAACGGGCGTTGAGGGCGCTGGATTTGGCGGCGACTTCGTCATTAAAGCGCTTCAGTTCTTTGGCGAACCGACGCACTTCTTCGGGATCCATGATGGCTTGGGACATATCGGGAAAGGATAAAGGATAAAGGATAAGGGCTAAAAACTGAGGGTATTTTGGGTGTTAAAGAGCGTATTTTAAGTCGGGAATGGGGGTGAAAGCGATGCTTTGTTTTATTTCCAGATGAGCAGGCCGAGGGTGTGGAGGAGGAGGCCGACGAGTCCGCCGACGAGGGTGCCGTTGATGCGGATGTATTGGAGGTCGGAGCCGACTTGGGATTCGAGTTTGGCGGACATTTCTTCGCCGTCCCACTGGCGGGCGGTGTCGCGGATGAGGTTGCCGATTTCGTGGCTGTGATTGGTGGCGAGACTGTGGGTGGCGTCTTTGAGCCAGAGGTTGAGTTTGTTGCGGAAGGCTTCGTCGCGTTCGAGGCTGCGGCCGATGTCGCGGAAGCTGGCGGCGAGACGGGTGTTGATGGCGGATTGCTGCTGGCTGAGGTCGGCGATGAGGGCGCGTTTGATGCCGGTCCACAAGGCATCGAGGGAGTGGGCAAGGGTGGTGTTGGCGAGGAGTTCCTGCTTGAGGTTTTCGAGGCGCTGGAGCCAGTCGGGGGAGTGCTCGAGGTTGTGGATGAGGTCGAGCGCGTGGTGATGGAACTGGTCGCGCATGGGGTGGTCGGGCTCGGCAACGATGGAGTCGAGACTGGCCTGGATGTTGTCGACGATTTTGCGGGCGGTGCGTTTGACGAGCATGCGGCGGATGCCGAAGACGCGGGGGACTTTGCGGAGTTCGATTTCGATGCGTTCTTCGACCAGCGTGACGTTGTCGTCGAGGATGGTTTTGCCGAAGTGGAGGGCGGACTGGAGGAGTTCCTGATGGCGTCCTTTTTCGACCAGCATGGAGAGGAGTCGTCCGGCAATGGGAGCGGCGGGAGTGCGGGTGGCGAGGGAGAGGAGGTTGTCGCGCAGAAAGCGGCGCATGTCGGTGTCGTCGAGGGCTTCGAGGATGCCTGGGAGGGTGGCGGCGATGCGGTCGGTGATTTTTTCGGCGTTACCGGGTTGCTGCAGCCAGGTGGAGGCGCGTTCGACGATGGCGATGCGTTCGATGCGGGCGGTGATCTGGGTGGGGCTGAGGAAGTGCTGTTCGACGAAGCGGGCGAGGCTTTCGGAGATTTGGTCTTTGCGTTTGGCGATGATGGCGGTGTGGGGGATCCAGGTGAGGCCGAGGGGATGGCGGAAGAGGGCGACGACGGCGAACCAGTCGGCGAGGGCGCCGATCATGCCGGCTTCGGCGAAGGCGCGCAGGAAGCCCCAGGCGGGGTGGTGTTTTTCGAAAGTTTTGGCGAGGGCGTAAAGGACGGCCATGAGGACGAGGAGTCCGGTGGCGATGCGGTGGGCGCGCCGGTTGAGGGCAGGATTGGGGGGAATGAGATCGGGGATGGGCATGAAATCAACTGGGAACGCAACGGCAAAAAGATACGGGACGAATAGGATTCGTCTCGCGGCGTCGGATGGGTTGTTGCGGTGTGCTCGTCGTCGAAACGAAGCGGATCGGGTTACTCGATGGAGTCGACCAAGGTATAGATGGCACCGTCCTGGGACATGAGGACGATTTCGCCGTTGGTGTCGGGGGAGATCATGGTGGGATTGAAGGGGTTTTCGGGGGTTTCGGGGCGACGGTAGATGACGAGGCGTTCGAGGATTTTTTGGGAGTCGGGATCGTAACGGAGGGCCCAAAGGGTGCCGGTGCCCCAGTCGCCGTGGATGAAGCAGCCTTGAAGATGGGGGAGGCGATCGCCGTGATACATGAATCCGCCAGTGACGCTGATGCCTTCGGCATGGGTGTAGGCGTGGATGGGTTCTTCGAAGGTAAGGTTGGGGGCGTAGGGGGTGGTGTGGAAGGGGGCGGGGCGGGGGCCGTCGCGATCGCTCCAGCCGTAGTTGGCGCCTTTTTTGATGATGTTGACTTCTTCCCAGATGTCCTGGCCAACGTCGGCAAGCCAGAGGTCGCCGGTTTTTGAATCGAAGGAGAAACCCCAGGGGTTGCGGAGTCCGAGGGCCCAGATTTCGGGGCGGTATTCCTGTTTGTCGGCAAAGGGGTTGTCGGCGGGGATGCCGTAGGGGAGAGCACCGCTGCGGGTGTCGGGGTCGATGCGGAGCACTTTGCCGAGCAGGCTGAAGGGGTTTTGGGAGATACGATAGGGGTCGTCGCGCAGGCCGCCGTCGCCGATGGTGAGGTAGAGTTTTTTGTCGGGTCCAAAGGCGATGTTGCCGCCAAAGTGGTTGGCCATGATGTGGGGTTCCTGGAGGAGGGGTCGACGGGAGGTGGGGTCGCCACGGAAGATTTTGCCTTTTTGGGTGCGGAACTCGGCAAGCACGGTGCGGCGGGGGTTGATGTCGGAGTAAGAGAGGTAGAACTTGCCGTTTTTGGCGAAGTCGGGATGGAAGGCAAGGCCGTGGACGCCTTCTTCAAATTGGGTGACGTCTTTGAGGTTGGGTCGGAGGTCGAGGAATCGGGTGGCGGACCCGAGGATTTCGTCTTCGGGAAGGAGCCAGAGTTCGCCGCGTTGGAGGGCAAGGACGAGACGGGGTTTGTCGAGTGGCATGATGGCCAGCGCGACGGGGCAGTCGAATTTTTGGCGGGGGTAGAGGCGCTGGAGTTTGAACTGGTCGGCGGCTTCGACGGTCGGGAAGGCGGGTTCCGGTAGCTGGGCGTGGGCGGCGGAGGGGAAAAGGTGGGAGAAGGCGAGGATGCCGACGGCGAGGGCCAGCACGGATGGGGCGATGGATTTGGGTTTGGCGGCTGGCATGAGAGGGTGGGAAGCGGGGTTTATGCCATGTGGGGAGGGTTGTTCTTTTGCTCGTCCTCCTACTCCTACTCCTACTTGATCCGGATGATGAAAGAGGAGGAGGTGATGGGTAGTGAGATTTGAGGGAATTGGATGCGGAGGGAGGGGAGGAGTGCTGAGAGGGGAGGACGAGTAGGAGTAGGAGGACGAGGACGAGTTTTTGGTGAGACGATTTGAGTGGGTTTGGTGACGTGGGCGTTTTTCTTTAGCGTAATAGTTGGCGGGCGATGATGGCATCGATGGGATTAAAATCGTCGGTAAGCGCGCGTCCGTTTGCGGGAAGCTGATGAGGACGGAGACGCTGGTTGAGGAAACGGGATTCAATGCTGCCGGGGACATGGATGGTGTTTTCGACCCATGGCTTCCAATCTTTATTCGAAGCAACAAGGATCAAATTTTGAGCCTGGGTGAGGGGACCGCCGGTTTGGAAGACTTCGACGTGGGGAAAAACGCTGCGGACGGTGGCGAGGATGTCGGTGAGGAGTTCGGCTTTGGGACCCTCGGCGGCGCTGATGAGGTTCATCATGAAGACGCCGTCGGCAGTGAGGCGTTTCTGGGCGTCCTGGAAAAACTCGCGGGTGACAAGGTGGGCGGGGATGTGGCGGATGCCGTTGTAGGCGTCGCCGAAGATGAGGTCGTAGGAATGGGGGGTGGTTTGCAGGAAGCGGCGTCCGTCGGTGGCGTGGGCGTGGACGCGGGGGAAGTTGTTGAGGTTGAAGTATTGGCGTCCGACTTCGACGACGGCGGGGTCGATTTCGGCGACATCGGCATGGGTTTCAGGGCTGATCTGGGAGACTTCGGCGGGCATGCCAAAGGCTCCGGCTCCGATGAAGAGGGCGCGTTGGACTTTGAGGTCGGAGTTGAGCTGGACGAGTCGCCAGTAATTTTGGTAGTTGAGGGGCAGTCCGGGATGTTGGGTGTAGATGCCGCCTTCGAGGGTGCTGTCGAGATAGAGGGCGCGGGCGGGGCGACCGTTCATCGGTTCTTCCTTGACGCGGATGCGGTGGTAGAAACTTTCCTGTTGGTGGATGACGGCGGCGTCGGCTTTCTCGGAGGCGAACAGGCAGAGGGTCAGGGTGACGGCCGTGGCGGCGGCGTGTTTGGGGAGATTTTGGCGGAGGCGTCCGGCCATCCAGAAGGCGAGAAGGGCGAGGAGGGCGAGGGTGATGCCGCTGCCGATGAAGATGGCTTTGACGCCGAAGAGGGAGAGCAGCACGAAGCCGCAGAGGAAGGTGCCGATGAAGCTGCCGAGGGAACCGAGCATACCGATGATGCCGGCGGCGGCACCGACGTGGCCTTCCCCGGAGGCTTGGGCGTAGAAGCGGATGCTGGCGGGGGAGACGGCACCTAGCAGGATGCCGGGGATGGTGAACATGAAGAGGGAGATGAAGATGGGTCCGGCGATGAGGCCGCCGTTCGACATGGCGGGGCCGAGCAGGAATCCGATGGGAGGAATGATGAAGGTGGATGCGGCGGCACCGGCGAGGAGCCAGCCGAGGAGGTCGGGTCGGGTGGTTTTGTCGGCAAGATGACCGCCGAGGACGGAGCCGACGCTGAGGGCGATGAGGACGACGCCGATGAGGGCGGTCCAAGTATAAATGCTGTTGCCGAAGTAGGGGGCGAGCAGTCGATTGGCGGTGATCTCGATGATCATGATCGCGGCACCAGCACAGAAATTGATGAGGCCGAGGAGGGCGCGCTGGGGGGTGGGGACGAGCGTGGTTTCGGTTGCCGGAGCGGCGGGTTTGGATTTGGCCATGGAAAGAGCTTTTTTAGTAAAGGGGCGGGGAGCCGAGGAACTGGTGGATTTGTGCGGGGCGCATGCAGCGGCGCAGTTCGGCGGGGAGTTTGGCGGCGAGTTGTTTGAAGAAGGGTTCGCTGGGCGGGGCGAGGATGAGCATCTTCGGCTGTGCAGCGGCGATTTCGGAGGGGGTGAGTTTTTTTAAGGCGTAGAGGTCGTTGGGGGAAGGGAGGTTTTGCTGGGCGATGGCGAAGAGGTCGTATTTGGTGGTTTCGAGGAACTTTTGCAGACGCTCGATGGAGTTGGGTCGGTCAGGGGTGAGATTGAACTCGACGCAGAAAACGGGTTTGAATTGTTTGGCGATGCGCAGGGCACCTTCGAGAACGGCGATGTCGTGGCCTTCGGCGTCGATTTTGATGAGGGCGGGATGGACGTCGGGATGGGTGCGGCAGAAGTCGTCGAGGGTGGTGACTTCGACTTCGACGGCACCGGGAACATCGATGTTTTCGACGAGATGGCTGTGGTCGGCATGACCGGCGATGTGGAGGGCACCGGGTCCGGTGAAGTTGGAGGCGGCTTGGGGGACGAGGCGGGCGTTGCCGGTGGCGATCAGAACGGGGCTGAGGAAGACGTGGTGACCCTGGTCGGGTTCGAAGGCATAACTGCGGCGGACCAGCGGGGAGATGAGGGCGGTGTAATAACCGATGTTGGCACCGATGTCGATGAAGTCGCCGGGTTCGCCGTGTTCGGATTGTTGCTGGAGGTAGCTGGCGAGGATGTAGGCGGCGTTGCCGTCGACATTGCATTGGGAGATGTAGATGTCGCGGGCGAGTGGACTGGCGGACGGGAGGCCGAATTCGACGCCGGTGGGCAGAACGAAGCTGAGGTCGTTGCGGAAAATTTTGGTTTGCAGACGCCAGGAGAATGCGCGTGTGAGGTAGCGCAGGTATCCGACTTCCTTGGCGTAGAATTTTGGCATGACGTGGGAGTGGCCGCGACCGGGCTACCCTCCATAAAACACGAGGCTCACAATCTTCCAGTCATTTCCGTCTCTTTTGAAGGTGAAAAGGTCGGTGCCGCGTTGTTGGGTGCTGCCTTTGGTGAGCAGCCAGGTGACTTTTGCCTGGGCACCGATGTCGTCCATGAGGATGTCGGTCTGGACGGGAAACTCCTTCATGGGTTCGGCGGACTGGGCGTGGCTCATGCGCTGGCCGTGAAGGAAATCGGTGAGGTTCTGACTGGTGACCTGGCCGGATTTCTCGATGAAGAAGATGCGCGCCAGGGGATGGAAGCAGCGGCCGTAGGCCTCCATGTCGGGTTTGGACCAGGTGGCGAAATAGTGGTCGACGGCTTGTCGGACCTGGGGTTCGCTTGGATGAACGAGGGTGTTTTTTTTTGCCGTGCAGGCGGGGAGGGCCAGCAAAAGCAGAAGGAGGAGCAGGGCAAGTGGGTGGAGGCGGGCCTGCATGGTTCAACCTCCGAAATCTTCTTCGGTGACGCCCATCATGCTGAGGAGGCGGTTGAGATCGTCGACGCCGTAGTAGTCGATTTCGAGCCGGCCTTTTTTCTCGCCGTGATGGACGGTGATGGCGGTGGAGAAATGGCGGGTCATGCGCTGTTCCACGGCTTTGAGGGCTTGGAGAACATCGGCGGGAGTCTGTGGGGCCGACTTGGGGGCGGGCGGGTTGAGGATGCTGTCGACCAGTTTTTCAGTCGCGCGGACGGTGAGGCCTTTGCTGATGACGGTTTCGGCGGCGGCATTGATGTCGTCGGCGTTTTTCAGCGCGAGCAGGACCTTGGCGTGACCGGTGCTGAGTTTGCTGTCGCGGAGCAGACCCTGGACGTTGGTGGGGAGGTCGAGGAGCCGCATCGCGTTGGCGACGGTGGCGCGGTTTTTGCCGACGCGCTGGGCGATGTCTTCCTGGCGGAGGCTGAACTCGCGGGCGAGGCGTTCGTAGGCCTGGGCTTCCTCAATCGGGTTGAGGTTTTCGCGCTGAAGGTTTTCGATGAGGGCAAGCTCGAGGACGTCCTTGTCGCTGGCGGTGCGGACGATGACGGGGACTTTTTCGAGGCCGAGTTCGCGGCTGGCGCGCCAGCGTCGTTCACCGGCGATGAGTTCGCATTTGCCGTTCACCATGCGCACGATGAGCGGCTGGATGATGCCGTGTTCGCGGATGGATTCCATGAGCTCGGTAAGGTGCTCGGCGGGGAAATCGCGACGGGGCTGGAAGGGGCTGGCGATGACGTCGTTGAGGGGAACCTGGCGCACGGCTTCGCCCGGGGCGGGTTGCGCAGCGAGGGGTGTCGCCGGCGTGTCTGCCTTCTTGATGAGGGCGCCGAGTCCTTTTCCGAGTGCCTGTTTGGTTGCCATAGGGGGGATCAGACTAAAAGCGAACGGGCGGGAACGCAATGCAAATGAAGGGGAGGGGCTGGGAAGAGGGGATCAGTATGAGGGAGGGTAACCACAGATGGACACAGATAAACACAGATGGATCAGGACGCCGAAGCTTGAGAAATTATCTGTGGTTATCTGTGTCCATCTGTGGTTGATGAATTCAGTCTTGCGCGGTGGAGGGGTTCGACCTATTTGAGCGGGTGCAAAACGCTGAAGACGACTACAAGGTTAAACTGGAAATTTTTGAGGGGCCGCTGGACCTGCTGCTTTATCTGATCAAGAAGGATGAGATCGACATTTACAATGTGTCGATCGAACGGATCACGAGTCAGTATTTGAGTTACATTGAGACGTTCAAGGCATTGAACATTGAGCTGGCGAGCGAGTTCATCGTGATGGCGGCGAATTTGATGTATTTGAAGAGTCGCACGTTGCTGCCGCAAAATGTGCAGCCGCCTGAAGAGGATGCGGATGAGGA containing:
- a CDS encoding WXG100 family type VII secretion target, which produces MSQAIMDPEEVRRFAKELKRFNDEVAAKSSALNARFSALSATWQDQEHTKFAEEFLTTMKVIKKFVEISEKHTPFLLRKAQRIEDYLGQR
- a CDS encoding DUF445 domain-containing protein; this translates as MPIPDLIPPNPALNRRAHRIATGLLVLMAVLYALAKTFEKHHPAWGFLRAFAEAGMIGALADWFAVVALFRHPLGLTWIPHTAIIAKRKDQISESLARFVEQHFLSPTQITARIERIAIVERASTWLQQPGNAEKITDRIAATLPGILEALDDTDMRRFLRDNLLSLATRTPAAPIAGRLLSMLVEKGRHQELLQSALHFGKTILDDNVTLVEERIEIELRKVPRVFGIRRMLVKRTARKIVDNIQASLDSIVAEPDHPMRDQFHHHALDLIHNLEHSPDWLQRLENLKQELLANTTLAHSLDALWTGIKRALIADLSQQQSAINTRLAASFRDIGRSLERDEAFRNKLNLWLKDATHSLATNHSHEIGNLIRDTARQWDGEEMSAKLESQVGSDLQYIRINGTLVGGLVGLLLHTLGLLIWK
- a CDS encoding PQQ-dependent sugar dehydrogenase; protein product: MPAAKPKSIAPSVLALAVGILAFSHLFPSAAHAQLPEPAFPTVEAADQFKLQRLYPRQKFDCPVALAIMPLDKPRLVLALQRGELWLLPEDEILGSATRFLDLRPNLKDVTQFEEGVHGLAFHPDFAKNGKFYLSYSDINPRRTVLAEFRTQKGKIFRGDPTSRRPLLQEPHIMANHFGGNIAFGPDKKLYLTIGDGGLRDDPYRISQNPFSLLGKVLRIDPDTRSGALPYGIPADNPFADKQEYRPEIWALGLRNPWGFSFDSKTGDLWLADVGQDIWEEVNIIKKGANYGWSDRDGPRPAPFHTTPYAPNLTFEEPIHAYTHAEGISVTGGFMYHGDRLPHLQGCFIHGDWGTGTLWALRYDPDSQKILERLVIYRRPETPENPFNPTMISPDTNGEIVLMSQDGAIYTLVDSIE
- a CDS encoding fused MFS/spermidine synthase, whose translation is MAKSKPAAPATETTLVPTPQRALLGLINFCAGAAIMIIEITANRLLAPYFGNSIYTWTALIGVVLIALSVGSVLGGHLADKTTRPDLLGWLLAGAAASTFIIPPIGFLLGPAMSNGGLIAGPIFISLFMFTIPGILLGAVSPASIRFYAQASGEGHVGAAAGIIGMLGSLGSFIGTFLCGFVLLSLFGVKAIFIGSGITLALLALLAFWMAGRLRQNLPKHAAATAVTLTLCLFASEKADAAVIHQQESFYHRIRVKEEPMNGRPARALYLDSTLEGGIYTQHPGLPLNYQNYWRLVQLNSDLKVQRALFIGAGAFGMPAEVSQISPETHADVAEIDPAVVEVGRQYFNLNNFPRVHAHATDGRRFLQTTPHSYDLIFGDAYNGIRHIPAHLVTREFFQDAQKRLTADGVFMMNLISAAEGPKAELLTDILATVRSVFPHVEVFQTGGPLTQAQNLILVASNKDWKPWVENTIHVPGSIESRFLNQRLRPHQLPANGRALTDDFNPIDAIIARQLLR
- a CDS encoding FkbM family methyltransferase, which gives rise to MPKFYAKEVGYLRYLTRAFSWRLQTKIFRNDLSFVLPTGVEFGLPSASPLARDIYISQCNVDGNAAYILASYLQQQSEHGEPGDFIDIGANIGYYTALISPLVRRSYAFEPDQGHHVFLSPVLIATGNARLVPQAASNFTGPGALHIAGHADHSHLVENIDVPGAVEVEVTTLDDFCRTHPDVHPALIKIDAEGHDIAVLEGALRIAKQFKPVFCVEFNLTPDRPNSIERLQKFLETTKYDLFAIAQQNLPSPNDLYALKKLTPSEIAAAQPKMLILAPPSEPFFKQLAAKLPAELRRCMRPAQIHQFLGSPPLY
- a CDS encoding nuclear transport factor 2 family protein translates to MQARLHPLALLLLLLLLALPACTAKKNTLVHPSEPQVRQAVDHYFATWSKPDMEAYGRCFHPLARIFFIEKSGQVTSQNLTDFLHGQRMSHAQSAEPMKEFPVQTDILMDDIGAQAKVTWLLTKGSTQQRGTDLFTFKRDGNDWKIVSLVFYGG
- a CDS encoding ParB/RepB/Spo0J family partition protein — its product is MATKQALGKGLGALIKKADTPATPLAAQPAPGEAVRQVPLNDVIASPFQPRRDFPAEHLTELMESIREHGIIQPLIVRMVNGKCELIAGERRWRASRELGLEKVPVIVRTASDKDVLELALIENLQRENLNPIEEAQAYERLAREFSLRQEDIAQRVGKNRATVANAMRLLDLPTNVQGLLRDSKLSTGHAKVLLALKNADDINAAAETVISKGLTVRATEKLVDSILNPPAPKSAPQTPADVLQALKAVEQRMTRHFSTAITVHHGEKKGRLEIDYYGVDDLNRLLSMMGVTEEDFGG